The genomic region AAGCTGTTTTCAAACGCGCCAAGCCCGAAATGCTTGAGCTTAACAAAAAAGCTCTTGAGGAAGGAGCCAAAGCGGCTGACTAAGTTTATAAACATAACAAAGCCCCCGTGTTTTTAACACGGGGGCTTTGTTATTTAAACTTATATTTTCGCGGGCTCTTCAACATTCATTTTATGCTTTTTGGAAACTATTGCCGCCATCGCTGAGAAAAAACACGCCGGAACAACCATTAAAAGACAAAATAAAATAGCTATTCTTAAATTCCAAATATCCGAAAATTTACCTATAATCATAGGGGAAATAGCATCCCCCAAAGCATGGATTATAAAAATATTCAAAGCAAAAGCCATTGAACGCACTTTCTTAGAAGTATAGCCCACTATAGCCGCGCTTAAAGGCCCTGTCTGCGCGGAAGCGAACATGATAGCAAAAAACAAAAAGAAGATAGAACTTTCAAAAGTAGGCGCCATAATACCCAAAACGGCAAATGGCATAGCTAAAGCGAAACTTGCCCCTGCGGTAATAAAATAAGCTTTTTGGGTTTTTTTAATAAGCCTGTCCGCCACCTGCCCGCCTAAAAATACGCCTAAAGCGCCTGAACACACAATCATAATTCCGAAAATAGTGCTTGACTTCGCCACGCTGTATCCGTAAAATCTGTTAAAGTATGTGGGCAGCCAAGCCGCAAGTCCGCCCACAATAAATGTTGAGAAAGCCTGCGCAAGACAGATAAAAATAAAAATTTTATTTTTTAAAAGATGCACGTAAGCCCAAAGTTTGGGCTTTTCCGCCTTATCGGCAAAAACTCTTGCGTCTTTTATTTTAAAAGCCGCTAAAAGACCAAGCAGCAAACCCGGAACGCCAACAATCATAAATGCAATACGCCAGCCGAAATGGTCGCCCAAAACACCCCCTAAAAAATACCCCAAAGCGCTTCCGGCCGGCAGAGCAAGCCCGAAAGAAGCCAAAATTCTGGCCCTTTTTTCATGCGGATATTGTTCCGCCAAAAAACCCTGGGCAACGGTAGTAAAACCCGCCTCTCCGATACCTATAAAACTGCGTGCGGCAAGCAACTGCTTAAAATTATTCATAAACCCGGTAAAAAAAGTTGCTATGCTCCAAAGCACGGCGCTTAAACCCATCCAATGCTGTCTCGGGCTTCTGTCCGCAAAATAGCCCGCCAGGGGAGCGTAAATCATATAAACCAGCATAAAAGCGGAGGCTAAACTTCCGAGCTGCGCATCAGTAAGAGATAAATCTAATTTAATTAACGGAAACACTGCAAATAAAACCTGTCTGTCTATATAGTTAAACAGGTTAATTGCAAATAATAACCAAAATATTTTTTTAGGAGTCATTTAATAGATTATATTAAAATAGTAGATAAAACTGGGTAAAAAATGCTAAATTAAATATATGAGAAGAATTGTAATAATTTCCGTGCTCGCCGCTTTGTTGTCGGCAGGCTGTAAAGAGGAAAAACCTGCGGCCAAAGCGCATCCTTCCAACGCTCTTGCAAATGTGGGGGGAGTTTTCATAACACAAAAAGATTTTGATAATGCCGTTATAGATGAAACTTTAAACAGAAAATATCTTGAAACGTCTTTCGGCAAAAACGCGCTTATAAACGCGTTGGTTAGAGAACAGCTTATACAGCAGGCATCTTTAAAAAGCGGGTCCGCACAATCCGAAGAGTTCATTAAAACGATTACAGATATTCAAAATGATTTCAGCAAAAGGCTTGAAGAAACAAAAAAGGAAGTCGCCACAAAAATATGGATTGACTCTTTAAGAAACAAAGGGGAGATATCGGTTACCGAAGACGAAATAAAGGATTACCAT from Elusimicrobium minutum Pei191 harbors:
- a CDS encoding spinster family MFS transporter; translated protein: MTPKKIFWLLFAINLFNYIDRQVLFAVFPLIKLDLSLTDAQLGSLASAFMLVYMIYAPLAGYFADRSPRQHWMGLSAVLWSIATFFTGFMNNFKQLLAARSFIGIGEAGFTTVAQGFLAEQYPHEKRARILASFGLALPAGSALGYFLGGVLGDHFGWRIAFMIVGVPGLLLGLLAAFKIKDARVFADKAEKPKLWAYVHLLKNKIFIFICLAQAFSTFIVGGLAAWLPTYFNRFYGYSVAKSSTIFGIMIVCSGALGVFLGGQVADRLIKKTQKAYFITAGASFALAMPFAVLGIMAPTFESSIFFLFFAIMFASAQTGPLSAAIVGYTSKKVRSMAFALNIFIIHALGDAISPMIIGKFSDIWNLRIAILFCLLMVVPACFFSAMAAIVSKKHKMNVEEPAKI